A genomic region of Verrucomicrobiota bacterium contains the following coding sequences:
- a CDS encoding NAD(P)H-dependent oxidoreductase — protein MRILAISGSLRAASSNTAVLNAAQQLAPANMELVLYEGLGGLPHFNPDLDHAEPPPSVRALRDQIGGSDGLLICSPEYAHGVPGTLKNALDWLVASVEFPGKPVALISASAHAHHAPAQLRETLSVMGARLVEPACITLPLSGADVNAPAIVAQAGLSLRLQQALKAFAHAIMAL, from the coding sequence ATGCGCATCCTGGCTATCTCGGGCAGTTTGAGGGCTGCCTCCTCCAACACGGCCGTATTGAACGCCGCCCAGCAGCTCGCACCCGCAAACATGGAACTCGTGCTCTACGAAGGCTTGGGTGGTTTGCCCCACTTCAATCCTGACCTGGATCATGCCGAGCCCCCACCATCGGTTCGAGCGCTTCGCGATCAGATCGGCGGGAGCGACGGTCTGCTGATTTGCTCGCCCGAATACGCGCACGGCGTTCCCGGCACCCTGAAAAACGCCCTGGACTGGTTGGTGGCCAGTGTGGAGTTTCCCGGCAAGCCTGTTGCCTTGATCAGCGCGTCGGCGCACGCGCACCATGCGCCGGCCCAGCTTCGGGAAACGTTGAGCGTCATGGGCGCCCGGTTGGTTGAGCCAGCCTGCATCACGCTACCGTTGTCGGGTGCCGACGTCAATGCGCCGGCCATCGTGGCGCAAGCGGGGCTGTCCTTGCGCCTGCAACAGGCCCTTAAAGCCTTCGCCCACGCGATTATGGCCCTGTAG